DNA sequence from the Oceanithermus desulfurans genome:
GGTTGGGGGGGGGGGGCGCTCTGGCGGGCCCCGCCCGCGGGGCGGGGGCGCGCGGGTCGCGCCCCCCCCCCCCCCCCCCCTCCTTTCCACACACACCCCCCCCCCGGGGGGGGCGGGGGCCCCCGGCCCCCCCCCCCCACGTTCGGGTTACTTCTTGACGAAGACGGTCTCGATGTAGGGGTACTGCCCGACGATCGAGGTGATCTGGTCCTTCGCGAAGAGGCCGCCCAGCTTGTTGAGGCGCGCCGGGTTGTACGCCGGGGCCACGGTGTAGGTGAGGGGCAGGTTCTCGGCGACGACCTGCTGGAAGCGGACGTAGATCTCGCGGCGCTTCGACTGCTCCAGGGTGGTCGCCCCCTGCTTCATCAGCTTGTCGATGAGGATCTCGAACGACTGGAAGTCGGGGCCGTAGTTCCACATGTGCAGCGGCCCGTCGAGCTCCCAAACGTTGCGGCTGAAGGCGGGCTCAATGCCGCCGGTCAGACCGATGAGGATCGCGTCGAAGTCGCGAGTGTTGAGGATCTGGCGCACCAGCTCGTTGAAGGCGATCGGGGCGTACTTGACGTTCACGCCGATCTTCTTGGCGTCTTCGGTGAAGAGCTGGGCGATCTTCTCACGCACGTTATTGCCCTGGTTGGTGGAGAGGCGGAACTCGAGCGGCCGCCCCGAGGCGTCCACCAGCACGCCCTGGGCGTTCTTGTTGCGGAAGCCGATCTCGGCCAGCAGCTGCGCGGCCTTCTCGGGGTTGTACTCGAACTTGGCGACGTCGTCGGTGAAGAACTGCTTCACCGGGATCGAGATCGGGCTCCACTGGGGCTTACCCAGGCCGCCGAGGGCGAGCTCGATCATCGAGTCCTTGTCCATCAGGTGGGCGATCGCCTGACGGAACTTCTTGTTGCGGAAGAGCTGGGCCTTCCAGGGATCGTCGCTGTTCCAGTTGAAGAAGATGAAGTTGGTGCCGGTGGTGACGTCGGCGTTGGGGAAGATGGTGGCGTCGAGCTTGCCCGAGTCGATGCGCTCGATGATCTGGGCCACCTGGTCGGCGTTCGAGGCCGCGAAGAGGTCGAGCTCACCGGCCAGGAACTTGGCCAGCGCCGCGTTGAGGTCGCCTACGGTGGTGATGATGTAGCGGTCGAGGTAGGGCAGCGGGTTGCCCTTCTCGTCCACGCCCCAGAAGTTGGGGTTCTTCTTGAGGACGACGCGCTCACCCTGGACGAACTGGTCGAGCATGAAGGGGCCGCCGGAGACGATCTTGGCGGGGT
Encoded proteins:
- a CDS encoding ABC transporter substrate-binding protein; its protein translation is MRKPIWILVVLALGALALAQPKVFKAPNADETPVFGGDFRDWSTSDPKTFNPFVAKETSSTDVIGLMLPSLTGYDPYTLEPEGLLAKSWEVKNNGLTIVFHLREGAKWSDGQPITADDVIFSAKVHADPDVGSNSIKSFEIDGSPIVWTKIDDYTVQADFPKPYAPALIQGWYIVPKHVFEKAYQEGKVTEMWDVGTDPAKIVSGGPFMLDQFVQGERVVLKKNPNFWGVDEKGNPLPYLDRYIITTVGDLNAALAKFLAGELDLFAASNADQVAQIIERIDSGKLDATIFPNADVTTGTNFIFFNWNSDDPWKAQLFRNKKFRQAIAHLMDKDSMIELALGGLGKPQWSPISIPVKQFFTDDVAKFEYNPEKAAQLLAEIGFRNKNAQGVLVDASGRPLEFRLSTNQGNNVREKIAQLFTEDAKKIGVNVKYAPIAFNELVRQILNTRDFDAILIGLTGGIEPAFSRNVWELDGPLHMWNYGPDFQSFEILIDKLMKQGATTLEQSKRREIYVRFQQVVAENLPLTYTVAPAYNPARLNKLGGLFAKDQITSIVGQYPYIETVFVKK